The following proteins are encoded in a genomic region of Dasypus novemcinctus isolate mDasNov1 chromosome 3, mDasNov1.1.hap2, whole genome shotgun sequence:
- the LOC139437756 gene encoding LOW QUALITY PROTEIN: zinc finger protein 892-like (The sequence of the model RefSeq protein was modified relative to this genomic sequence to represent the inferred CDS: inserted 3 bases in 3 codons; substituted 1 base at 1 genomic stop codon): MAVVEIVVWLLPFLRETESKNLPPGAWGSRSPAADRALGPAAWRLSPPAPPRKGRQGQGRGRQARPEAGRPARGRERSPWGAGAPRGRAPGPGAWAGPAAAPEPSAPRAGGGGAKEPAGSGPPPEDXDLPLAGNPNQDVLTTVLRSSGPQESLVIRDMTEALTGXGQLNPPQGDLPEKXRNLVLLGLPISKPDVISQLEQGEELEREDLKATSPDWETSLESKALTQKQDISEEESAPRVFIERFPKEDSRDCKDSLESQQENHEKHLIQVVISQKRSSGERGYQCDEFGRNFSRRSLLFQHQERLNNCDSLENNLKQNSDLIRHERIYVGKKPWKCNQCGKAFSYYSVFILHQRIYTGEKPYEYNEWGKAFSQSIHLTLHQRVHTGKKPYECHECGKAFXHRSALIRHHIIHTGEKPYECNQCGKAFNQSSYHTQHQRIHTGEKPYECNECGKAFSQSTFLTQHQVIHTGEKPYKCNVCGKAFSGCSGLIQHQRTHTGERPYECNECGKAFCYCSALIQHQRTHTGEKPYKCIDCAKAFSDRSALICHPRTHIGEKPYKCKDCGKAFDQSSSLTKHQKTHTGEKPYKCKECGKAFSQSSSISQHQKTHAGGRTKKYGKAFSEHAAFGQQKRIHTG, translated from the exons ATGGCAGTGGTGGAAATTGTCGTCTGGTTGCTTCCATTTCTACGTGAAACAGAAAGCAAG aatctaccaccggGAGCATGGGGGAGTCGGAGTCCTGCAGCGGACAGGGCGCTCGGCCCGGCTGCTTGGCGGCTTTCCCCGCCTGCCCCGCCCCGCAAGGGGCGCCAGGGACAAGGCCGAGGGCGCCAAGCGCGTCCTGAGGCTGGGCGGCCGGCACGAGGGCGCGAGCGCAGCCCCTGGGGCGCTGGGGCACCGCGGGGCCGCGCGCCCGGTCCTGGGGCCTGGGCTGGCCCGGCTGCGGCCCCGGAGCCCTCCGCCCCACGCGCCGGAGGAGGAGGCGCCAAGGAGCCCGCGGGCAGCGGGCCACCGCCTGAGGACTGAGACCTTCCCCTTGCTGGAAACCCAAACCAGGATGTCCTGACCACAGTACTGCGGAGCTCTGGGCCCCAGGAATCATTGGTGATCAGGGATATGACTGAGGCGCTCACCG AGGGGCAGCTGAACCCTCCTCAGGGAGATCTGCCCGAGA CTAGGAATCTGGTCTTGCTGGGGCTTCCGATTTCCAAGCCTGATGTAATATCTCAGTTGGAACAAGGAGAGGAGCTGGAGAGAGAAGACCTAAAAGCAACCAGTCCAGACTGGGAGACAAGTCTAGAAAGTAAGGCGCTAACTCAAAAGCAAGACATTTCTGAAGAGGAATCAGCTCCTAGGGTGTTTATAGAAAGATTTCCAAAGGAAGATTCCAGGGACTGCAAAGATTCCTTAGAAAGTCAGCAGGAAAATCATGAGAAACATTTAATACAAGTGGTCATCTCACAGAAGAGGTCTTCTGGGGAGAGAGGTTACCAGTGTGATGAATTTGGAAGAAATTTTAGTCGAAGGTCATTACTTTTTCAGCACCAAGAGAGACTAAATAATTGTGATtcacttgaaaataatttaaaacaaaattcagaTCTAATTAGGCATGAGAGAATTTACGTAGGAAAGAAACCTTGGAAGTGTAACCAgtgtgggaaagcattcagttACTACTCAGTTTTTATCTTGCACCAGAGAATTTACACAGGAGAAAAACCTTATGAATATAATGAGTGGGGTAAAGCTTTTAGCCAGAGCATACATCTTACTCTACATCAGAGGGTTCATACTGGAAAGAAACCCTACGAGTGtcatgaatgtgggaaagcct accacCGCTCAGCCCTTATTCGGCATCATataattcatactggagagaagccctatgaatgCAACCAATGTGGGAAGGCCTTTAACCAGAGCTCATACCACACTCAACATCAGCgaattcatactggtgagaaaccttatgaatgtaacgaatgtgggaaggccttcaGCCAAAGCACGTTTCTTACCCAGCATCAGGTCATTCACACGGGAGAGAAACCTTATAAATGTAACGTGTGTGGGAAGGCCTTTAGTGGTTGCTCAGGCCTCATTCAGCaccagaggactcacactggagagaggCCTTacgaatgtaatgaatgtgggaaagccttttgTTACTGTTCAGCCCTGATTCAGCaccagagaactcacactggcgAGAAGCCCTATAAATGCATTGACTGTGCCAAAGCCTTCAGTGACCGCTCAGCCCTTATTTGTCATCCAAGAACACACAttggagagaaaccttacaagTGCAAGGATTGTGGAAAAGCTTTCGACCAGAGCTCATCTCTTACAAAACATCAGAAAACtcatactggagaaaaaccctataAGTGCaaagaatgtgggaaagccttcagccaGAGTTCATCCATTTCTCAACATCAGAAAACTCATGCTGGAGGGAGAACCAAGAAATATGGGAAAGCATTTAGTGAGCATGCAGCCTTTGGCCAACAaaagagaattcatactggataA